The following are encoded together in the Oncorhynchus masou masou isolate Uvic2021 chromosome 5, UVic_Omas_1.1, whole genome shotgun sequence genome:
- the eif2s2 gene encoding eukaryotic translation initiation factor 2 subunit 2: MSGDDEMIFDPNMSKKKKKKKKPFMLDEEGGDGASEDAPQPETKEVEVDGGEDREVDFDEDEGRRKEISDDLDDLNFFNQKKKKKKKAKTFDNDVEDGMKELKIEAEPSETNDEDDLMLELGKKKRKSKAVNFDMDDDMEIKDDAQEDEDGKNTDDITFSSTQSGPAWAGSERDYTYDELLNRVFNIMREKNPDMVAGEKRKFVMKPPQVVRVGTKKSSFVNFTDICKLLHRQPKHLLAFLLAELGTSGSIDGTNQLIIKGRFQQKQIENVLRRYIKEYVTCHTCRSPDTILQKDTRLYFLQCETCHSRCSVASIKAGFQAVTGKRAQLRAKAN, translated from the exons ATGTCGGGAGACGACGAG ATGATATTTGACCCCAACATgtccaagaagaagaaaaagaagaagaagccttTCATGTTGGATGAAGAAGGAGGGGACGGTGCCAGTGAGGATGCTCCACAGCCAGAAACaaaggaggtggaggtggatggaggagaggacagagaggtggactTTGATGAggatgagggaaggaggaaaG AAATCTCTGATGACCTGGACGACTTAAATTTCTTcaaccagaagaagaaaaaaaagaagaaagcaAAGACATTTGACAATGACGTAGAGGATGGAATGAAG GAGCTGAAAATTGAGGCAGAGCCCTCCGAAACCAACGACGAGGACGACTTGATGTTGGAACTAGGAAAAAAGAAAAGGAAGTCAAAGGCTGTGAATTTCGACATGGATGATGACATGGAAATCAAAGATGACG CCCAGGAAGATGAAGATGGAAAGAACACTGACGACATCACGTTCAGCAGCACACAGTCGGGCCCTGCGTGGGCGGGCTCAGAGAGAGACTACACATATGACGAG CTGCTGAACCGCGTCTTCAACATCATGCGGGAAAAGAACCCTGACATGGTGGCTGGGGAGAAGAGGAAGTTTGTCATGAAGCCTCCCCAGGTGGTCCGAGTGGGCACCAAGAAGTCCTCCTTCGTTAACTTCACAGACATCTGCAAACT GTTGCATCGCCAGCCAAAACATCTCCTGGCCTTCTTGTTGGCTGAGCTTGGAACAAG TGGTTCTATAGACGGAACTAATCAGCTCATCATCAAAGGAAGATTCCAGCAGAAACAGATAGAGAATGTCTTACGGAGATATATTA AGGAGTATGTGACGTGCCATACATGCCGCTCCCCCGACACCATCCTCCAGAAGGACACACGACTCTACTTCCTGCAGTGTGAGACATGCCACTCCCGCTGCTCCGTTGCCAGCATCAAGGCTGGTTTCCAGGCTGTCACGGGCAAGAGGGCACAGCTCCGCGCCAAAGCCAATTAG